From Streptomyces yatensis, one genomic window encodes:
- a CDS encoding sugar porter family MFS transporter — protein sequence MSTTVQAEGAEGRKAQPDHLGHVIFITAAAAMGGFLFGYDSSVINGAVEAIRGKYDIGSAALAQVVAIALIGSAIGAATAGRIADRIGRIRVMQIAAALFTISAVGSALPFSLWDLAMWRVLGGIGIGMASVIGPAYIAEVAPPAYRGRLASFQQAAIVVGIAISQLVNWGILNLADGDQRGEIAGLEAWQWMLGVMVIPAVLYGLLSFAIPESPRFLISAGRTEQAKKVLEEVEGKTVDLDVRVAEIDRAMRSEEKSTFKDLLGGRFGLLPIVWIGIGLSVFQQLVGINVAFYYSSTLWQSVGVDPSSSFFYSFTTSIINILGTVIAMIFVDRIGRKPLALIGSVGMAVSLGLVAWAFSAHLVDGKLPHAQGVLALIAAHAFVLFFALSWGVVVWVLLGEMFPNKIRAAALGVAASAQWIANWAITASFPSLSDWNLSATYVMYTAFALLSIPFILKWVPETKGKALEEMG from the coding sequence TTGTCCACCACCGTGCAGGCAGAGGGAGCCGAGGGCCGCAAGGCCCAGCCGGACCACCTCGGCCATGTCATCTTCATCACCGCCGCCGCCGCGATGGGTGGCTTTCTCTTCGGCTACGACAGCTCGGTGATCAACGGAGCGGTCGAAGCCATCCGGGGCAAGTACGACATCGGTTCCGCGGCCCTCGCCCAGGTCGTGGCCATCGCCCTGATCGGCTCGGCCATCGGCGCCGCCACCGCGGGCCGGATAGCCGACCGGATCGGCCGGATCCGCGTCATGCAGATCGCCGCCGCCCTCTTCACGATCAGCGCGGTCGGCTCGGCGCTGCCCTTCTCGCTGTGGGACCTGGCCATGTGGCGGGTGCTCGGCGGTATCGGCATCGGCATGGCCTCGGTGATCGGCCCGGCCTATATCGCCGAGGTCGCCCCGCCCGCCTACCGTGGCCGTCTCGCCTCGTTCCAGCAGGCCGCGATCGTCGTCGGCATCGCCATCTCCCAGCTCGTCAACTGGGGCATCCTCAACCTCGCCGACGGCGACCAGCGCGGCGAGATCGCCGGCCTGGAGGCCTGGCAGTGGATGCTCGGCGTCATGGTCATCCCCGCCGTCCTCTACGGGCTGCTGTCCTTCGCCATCCCCGAGTCGCCCCGCTTCCTGATCTCCGCCGGCCGGACCGAGCAGGCCAAGAAGGTCCTCGAAGAGGTCGAGGGCAAGACCGTGGACCTCGATGTGCGGGTCGCCGAGATCGACCGGGCCATGCGCAGTGAGGAGAAGTCCACCTTCAAGGACCTCCTCGGCGGCCGGTTCGGTCTACTGCCCATCGTCTGGATCGGCATCGGGCTCTCGGTCTTCCAGCAGCTCGTCGGCATCAACGTGGCGTTCTACTACTCCTCGACGCTGTGGCAGTCCGTCGGCGTCGACCCGAGCAGCTCGTTCTTCTACTCCTTCACCACGTCGATCATCAACATCCTCGGCACCGTGATCGCGATGATCTTCGTCGACCGGATCGGCCGCAAGCCGCTGGCGCTCATCGGCTCGGTGGGCATGGCCGTCTCCCTCGGCCTGGTGGCCTGGGCCTTCTCGGCCCACCTGGTGGACGGCAAGCTGCCGCACGCCCAGGGCGTCCTCGCGCTGATCGCCGCCCACGCCTTCGTGCTCTTCTTCGCCCTCTCGTGGGGTGTGGTGGTCTGGGTCCTGCTCGGCGAGATGTTCCCGAACAAGATCCGCGCCGCGGCGCTCGGCGTCGCCGCCTCCGCCCAGTGGATCGCCAACTGGGCCATCACCGCCAGCTTCCCGAGCCTGTCGGACTGGAACCTGTCGGCCACGTACGTCATGTACACAGCCTTCGCCCTGCTCTCGATCCCGTTCATCCTCAAGTGGGTGCCGGAGACCAAGGGCAAGGCGTTGGAGGAGATGGGCTAA
- a CDS encoding AAA family ATPase translates to MHLKSLTLRGFKSFASATTLRFEPGITCVVGPNGSGKSNVVDALSWVMGEQGAKSLRGGKMEDVIFAGTTGRPPLGRAEVSLTIDNADGALPIDYAEVTITRIMFRNGGSEYQINGDTCRLLDIQELLSDSGIGREMHVIVGQGQLDGVLHADPTGRRAFIEEAAGVLKHRKRKEKALRKLDAMQANLARVQDLTDELRRQLKPLGRQAAVARRAAVIQADLRDARLRLLADDLVTLREALRAEIADEAELKRRKEAAEAELRGAQQREAALEEQVRQLAPRLRDAQQTWYELSQLAERVRGTISLADARVKSATSAPGEERRGRDPEDMEREAARIREQEAELEAALEAASRALEDTVAHRAELERGLADEERRLKDVARAIADRREGLARLQGQVNAARSRAGSARAEIERLAASRDEAQTRAVAAQEEYEQLKAEVDGLDADDAELAERHEAAKRELAEAEAALSQAREAATAAERERAATSARHDALALGLRRKDGTGALLAAADRLGGLLGPAAELLTVTPGFEVPVAAALGAAADAIAVTGPRAAAEAIRLLRADDAGRAALLLTTAAPDVTTAAPDRAEPPGTAAEPGGSGAPHAVSGESAPGAASGGPASRAASGEPAPHAASGGPVPGAASGGPAPHAASGEPAPYAAASEPEPGGAALVPGTRAEGGVPGEPGQVTPPRSAAAPAAEGAAPAAASSSVPDFGPEPGGGSEAGGVLGADAGAATAGAGSPAAAPPPDAWAAGSADAGDGAAAVPGTRSPDGAVAGPFGSADGSRRGGTDSRRTESGSGGPGAPQAAADTANRSDTGAVSSSVGPGADRPVVPGTRPEASGDEGRDPHPASDGAPSASDPGATVAAVGGPSTSAVSARVPHPAGGEATVPVAVPEGAVSRDEPGKAAAAETSPLVADLVAGPAALLPAVRRLLDGMVVVGTLEEAEELLTRRPELTAVTAEGDLLGAHFAQGGSAGAPSLLEVQASVDEAAAELERLAVRCEELAGAQRAAKERRAECLALVEELAGRRSAADREKSRVAQSLGRLAGTARGAAGEAERSAAAVTRAEEALERATEEAEELAERLAVAEEQPGEEEPDTSVRDRLAADGANARQTEMEARLQVRTHEERVKGLAGRADALDRGARAEREARARAEQLRARLRHEAQVASAVASGARQLLAHVEVSLVRAGQERDAAERAKAERERELDAARGLGRDLKGELDKLTDSVHRGEVLGAEKRMRIEQLESKALEELGVEPAGLIAEYGPDQLVPPSPPAEGEVLPEDPEHPRNQPVRYVRGQQEKRLKAAERAYQQLGKVNPLALEEFAALEERHQFLSEQLEDLKKTRADLLQVVKEVDERVEQVFTEAYRDTAREFEGVFSRLFPGGEGRLVLTDPENMLTTGVDVEARPPGKKVKRLSLLSGGERSLTAVALLVSIFKARPSPFYVMDEVEAALDDTNLQRLIRIMQELQEASQLIVITHQKRTMEVADALYGVSMQGDGVSKVISQRLR, encoded by the coding sequence GTGCATCTCAAGAGCCTGACCCTGCGAGGGTTCAAATCCTTCGCCTCCGCCACGACGCTCCGGTTCGAGCCGGGTATCACCTGCGTCGTCGGTCCCAACGGCTCGGGCAAGTCCAATGTCGTGGACGCCCTTTCCTGGGTCATGGGCGAACAGGGTGCCAAGTCCCTGCGCGGCGGCAAGATGGAGGACGTCATCTTCGCCGGGACCACCGGCCGTCCCCCGCTCGGCCGCGCCGAGGTCTCGCTCACCATCGACAACGCGGACGGCGCGCTGCCGATCGACTACGCCGAAGTCACCATCACGCGGATCATGTTCCGCAACGGCGGCAGCGAGTACCAGATCAACGGGGACACCTGCCGGCTGCTGGACATCCAGGAGCTGCTCTCCGACTCCGGCATCGGCCGTGAGATGCACGTCATCGTCGGGCAGGGCCAGCTCGACGGGGTGCTGCACGCCGACCCGACCGGCCGCCGCGCCTTCATCGAGGAGGCCGCGGGCGTCCTCAAGCACCGCAAGCGCAAGGAGAAGGCGCTGCGGAAGCTGGACGCCATGCAGGCCAACCTCGCACGCGTCCAGGACCTCACCGACGAGTTGCGCCGCCAGCTCAAGCCGCTCGGTCGGCAGGCCGCGGTGGCCCGGCGGGCCGCCGTCATCCAGGCCGATCTGCGCGACGCCCGGCTGCGCCTGCTCGCCGACGACTTGGTGACCCTGCGCGAGGCGCTGCGCGCCGAGATCGCCGACGAGGCCGAGCTCAAGCGGCGCAAGGAGGCCGCCGAGGCCGAGCTGCGGGGTGCCCAGCAGCGCGAGGCGGCGCTGGAGGAGCAGGTGCGGCAGCTCGCCCCCCGGCTCCGGGACGCCCAGCAGACCTGGTACGAGCTCTCGCAGCTCGCCGAGCGGGTGCGCGGCACGATCAGCCTGGCGGACGCCCGGGTCAAGAGCGCCACTTCCGCCCCCGGGGAGGAGCGGCGCGGCCGCGACCCGGAGGACATGGAGCGCGAGGCGGCCCGCATCCGGGAGCAGGAGGCGGAGCTGGAGGCCGCCCTGGAGGCGGCGAGCCGGGCGCTGGAGGACACCGTGGCGCACCGGGCCGAGCTGGAGCGCGGCCTGGCCGACGAGGAGCGCCGTCTGAAGGACGTGGCGCGCGCCATCGCCGACCGCCGCGAAGGGCTGGCCCGGCTCCAGGGCCAGGTGAACGCGGCCCGCAGCCGGGCCGGTTCGGCGCGCGCCGAGATCGAGCGGCTGGCCGCGTCCCGGGACGAGGCACAGACCCGGGCGGTCGCCGCGCAGGAGGAGTACGAGCAGCTCAAGGCGGAGGTCGACGGACTCGACGCGGACGACGCGGAACTGGCGGAGCGCCATGAGGCCGCCAAGCGTGAGCTGGCCGAGGCGGAGGCCGCGCTGAGCCAGGCCCGCGAGGCCGCCACGGCCGCCGAGCGGGAGCGCGCCGCGACCTCCGCCCGCCATGACGCCCTCGCCCTCGGCCTGCGCCGTAAGGACGGCACGGGTGCCCTGCTGGCCGCCGCCGACCGCCTCGGCGGACTGCTGGGCCCCGCCGCCGAACTCCTCACCGTCACCCCGGGCTTCGAGGTGCCCGTCGCCGCGGCCCTGGGCGCCGCCGCCGACGCGATCGCCGTCACCGGCCCCCGCGCGGCGGCCGAGGCGATCCGCCTCCTGCGCGCCGACGACGCCGGCCGAGCCGCCCTCCTCCTGACCACGGCCGCCCCCGACGTGACCACGGCCGCCCCCGACCGAGCGGAGCCCCCGGGCACCGCCGCGGAGCCGGGCGGTTCGGGCGCACCGCACGCCGTTTCGGGTGAATCGGCGCCGGGTGCGGCTTCGGGTGGGCCCGCTTCGCGTGCCGCCTCGGGTGAGCCCGCCCCGCACGCGGCCTCTGGTGGGCCCGTGCCGGGTGCGGCCTCCGGTGGGCCCGCACCGCACGCCGCCTCGGGTGAGCCCGCGCCGTACGCCGCCGCCAGTGAGCCCGAGCCGGGCGGCGCCGCCCTCGTGCCGGGGACGCGCGCCGAGGGGGGCGTGCCGGGCGAGCCGGGCCAGGTGACCCCGCCGCGATCGGCCGCCGCCCCGGCGGCCGAGGGCGCTGCCCCGGCGGCGGCCAGCTCCTCTGTTCCCGACTTCGGGCCGGAGCCCGGCGGTGGCTCGGAAGCGGGCGGGGTATTGGGCGCGGATGCCGGAGCGGCCACGGCCGGGGCGGGTTCCCCGGCTGCCGCGCCTCCGCCGGACGCTTGGGCGGCTGGGTCCGCCGACGCGGGGGACGGGGCCGCCGCCGTACCGGGCACGCGGTCCCCGGACGGTGCGGTAGCCGGGCCCTTCGGCTCCGCTGACGGCTCTCGGCGCGGCGGGACGGACTCCCGGCGTACCGAGTCGGGGTCCGGCGGCCCTGGCGCGCCGCAGGCCGCCGCCGATACCGCGAACCGGAGCGACACGGGCGCCGTGAGCTCGTCCGTAGGGCCCGGCGCGGACCGGCCCGTGGTGCCGGGGACGCGGCCGGAGGCGTCCGGGGACGAGGGCCGCGATCCCCATCCGGCGTCCGACGGCGCCCCATCCGCCTCGGACCCCGGTGCCACGGTCGCCGCCGTCGGTGGACCGTCCACCTCGGCCGTCTCCGCGCGGGTGCCGCATCCCGCCGGGGGAGAGGCGACCGTTCCGGTTGCCGTGCCCGAGGGGGCCGTCTCCCGCGATGAGCCCGGTAAGGCCGCGGCGGCCGAAACATCCCCGCTGGTGGCGGATTTGGTGGCCGGGCCCGCTGCGCTGCTGCCCGCCGTAAGGCGGTTGCTCGACGGCATGGTGGTGGTCGGGACCCTGGAGGAGGCCGAGGAACTGCTCACCAGGCGGCCGGAGTTGACGGCCGTGACCGCCGAGGGTGATCTGCTCGGGGCGCACTTCGCACAGGGTGGGTCGGCCGGGGCGCCCTCGCTGCTGGAGGTGCAGGCGTCCGTCGACGAGGCGGCCGCGGAGCTCGAGCGGCTCGCCGTACGGTGCGAGGAGCTGGCCGGGGCACAGCGCGCGGCGAAGGAGCGGCGGGCCGAGTGCCTGGCGCTGGTCGAGGAGCTGGCGGGGCGCCGGAGCGCGGCGGACCGGGAGAAGTCGCGGGTCGCGCAGTCGCTGGGCCGGCTGGCCGGGACGGCGCGCGGGGCCGCCGGGGAGGCCGAGCGGTCGGCCGCGGCCGTCACCAGGGCCGAGGAGGCGCTGGAGCGGGCGACCGAGGAGGCGGAGGAGCTGGCCGAGCGGCTGGCGGTGGCCGAGGAGCAACCGGGTGAGGAGGAGCCCGACACCTCCGTACGGGACCGGCTCGCGGCTGACGGCGCCAACGCCCGGCAGACCGAGATGGAGGCCCGGCTCCAGGTCCGTACGCATGAGGAGCGCGTCAAGGGGCTCGCGGGGCGGGCCGACGCGCTCGACCGGGGCGCGCGCGCCGAGCGCGAGGCCCGGGCCCGCGCCGAGCAGTTGCGCGCCCGGCTGCGCCACGAGGCCCAGGTGGCCTCCGCCGTGGCCTCCGGCGCCCGTCAGCTGCTCGCTCATGTCGAGGTGTCGCTGGTACGGGCCGGGCAGGAGCGGGACGCCGCGGAGCGCGCCAAGGCCGAGCGCGAGCGGGAGCTGGATGCCGCCCGCGGCCTGGGGCGCGACCTCAAGGGCGAGCTGGACAAGCTCACCGACTCGGTGCACCGGGGTGAGGTGCTGGGGGCGGAGAAGCGGATGCGGATCGAGCAGCTGGAGAGCAAGGCGCTGGAGGAGCTGGGCGTCGAACCGGCCGGGCTGATCGCCGAATACGGCCCCGACCAGCTCGTCCCGCCCTCCCCGCCCGCCGAGGGCGAGGTGCTGCCGGAGGATCCGGAGCATCCGCGCAACCAGCCGGTGCGGTATGTGAGGGGGCAGCAGGAGAAGCGGCTGAAGGCCGCGGAGCGCGCGTACCAGCAGCTCGGCAAGGTCAATCCACTGGCGCTGGAGGAGTTCGCGGCGCTGGAGGAGCGGCATCAGTTCCTGAGCGAGCAACTGGAGGACCTCAAGAAGACCCGGGCCGATCTCCTCCAGGTGGTCAAGGAGGTCGACGAGCGGGTCGAGCAGGTCTTCACGGAGGCCTACCGGGACACGGCGCGCGAGTTCGAGGGCGTCTTCTCCCGGCTGTTCCCGGGCGGGGAGGGGCGGCTGGTGCTGACCGACCCCGAGAACATGCTGACCACGGGCGTGGACGTGGAGGCCCGGCCGCCGGGCAAGAAGGTCAAGCGGCTCTCGCTGCTGTCCGGCGGGGAGCGCTCGCTGACCGCCGTGGCCCTGCTGGTGTCGATCTTCAAGGCGCGGCCGAGCCCGTTCTATGTCATGGACGAGGTCGAGGCGGCGCTCGACGACACCAATCTGCAGCGGCTGATCCGGATCATGCAGGAGCTCCAGGAGGCTTCCCAGCTGATCGTGATCACGCACCAGAAGCGGACGATGGAGGTCGCCGACGCGCTGTACGGCGTCTCCATGCAGGGTGACGGCGTCTCAAAGGTCATCAGCCAGCGCTTGCGGTGA
- a CDS encoding acylphosphatase, protein MNERVRLTVWVRGRVQGVGFRWYTRANALRIGALVGFASNLADGRVQVVAEGPRAECEQLLEWLRDGDTPGKVEGITEIWDTPRGGYDTFEIR, encoded by the coding sequence ATGAACGAGAGAGTCCGCCTCACCGTGTGGGTCCGCGGCCGCGTCCAGGGCGTCGGCTTCCGCTGGTACACCCGGGCCAACGCGCTGCGTATCGGGGCCCTCGTCGGCTTTGCCTCCAACCTCGCCGACGGGCGGGTGCAGGTGGTCGCGGAGGGCCCGCGTGCGGAATGCGAACAGCTGCTCGAATGGCTCCGGGATGGCGACACGCCCGGGAAAGTCGAGGGAATCACCGAGATCTGGGACACACCGCGCGGTGGTTACGACACCTTCGAAATCCGTTGA
- a CDS encoding CAP domain-containing protein, with the protein MGRHRRSAPGAVAHDAIAGRHRGPHRSPLAPVRTGLLGVSAAVAVGAVAMASGLVPGDGYQLGGGNDSAGQVQAGGPTDSGLETQGSQSAAPTGRGSVPPSRGDDRPHAPSTTPSKTPPKPSSPPSTRPPEQPGPSAPSGSAGNNGNGNGKGGSKGAGHGKPSRTPTTEPTAPAPPAESAGPETASETEVLTLVNQEREKAGCAPVTADPKLAQLAEDFSEDMSLRQFFDHISPDGDSPWDRAESAGILDLGGENIARGQSDAQAVMDSWMNSSGHRANILNCSFKRLGVGTHFGTGGPWWTQDFGY; encoded by the coding sequence ATGGGCCGCCATCGACGATCTGCCCCCGGGGCCGTGGCGCACGACGCCATCGCAGGCCGCCACCGGGGACCGCACCGGAGCCCCCTCGCTCCGGTCCGGACCGGACTGTTGGGCGTGTCCGCCGCCGTCGCGGTCGGCGCGGTGGCGATGGCCTCCGGACTCGTTCCGGGCGACGGCTACCAATTGGGCGGGGGCAATGACTCCGCCGGACAGGTCCAGGCGGGCGGTCCCACCGACTCGGGCCTGGAGACACAGGGCTCGCAGTCCGCGGCCCCCACCGGCCGCGGCTCGGTGCCGCCCAGCCGCGGCGACGACCGCCCTCACGCACCCTCCACAACTCCCTCCAAGACCCCTCCCAAGCCCTCCAGCCCCCCTTCCACCCGACCGCCGGAGCAGCCGGGGCCCTCCGCGCCCTCAGGGAGCGCCGGAAACAACGGAAACGGAAACGGCAAGGGCGGCTCCAAGGGCGCCGGGCACGGGAAGCCGTCCCGTACGCCCACGACGGAGCCGACCGCACCCGCGCCCCCCGCGGAGTCGGCCGGCCCCGAGACCGCCTCGGAGACCGAGGTCCTCACCCTCGTCAACCAAGAGCGCGAGAAGGCCGGCTGCGCCCCCGTGACGGCCGACCCCAAACTCGCCCAGTTGGCCGAGGACTTCAGCGAGGACATGTCCCTGCGCCAGTTCTTCGACCACATCAGCCCCGACGGCGACAGCCCCTGGGACCGCGCCGAGAGCGCGGGCATCCTGGACCTGGGCGGGGAGAACATCGCCCGCGGCCAGTCGGACGCACAGGCGGTCATGGACTCCTGGATGAACAGCTCCGGCCACCGCGCCAACATCCTCAACTGCTCGTTCAAGCGGCTGGGCGTCGGCACCCACTTCGGCACCGGCGGCCCCTGGTGGACCCAGGACTTCGGCTACTGA
- a CDS encoding winged helix-turn-helix transcriptional regulator — MDCERTGAASSTADAENLAFDVFARACPSRGTLEHVTGKWGGLILGALHDGSFRFNELRRRVDGVSEKMLSQTLHALERDGLVHREAQPTNPPRVDYRLTPLGSAVAERLLALIDLVEDRMPEVLSAQERYDTVRAESGETAGRDDGRAAMAGRGGR; from the coding sequence ATGGACTGTGAACGCACTGGCGCGGCGTCCTCCACGGCCGACGCGGAGAACCTGGCCTTCGACGTGTTCGCCCGCGCCTGCCCCTCGCGCGGCACGCTGGAGCATGTCACCGGAAAATGGGGCGGTCTCATCCTGGGCGCGCTCCACGACGGCAGCTTCCGCTTCAACGAGTTGCGGCGGCGGGTCGACGGGGTCAGCGAGAAGATGCTGTCCCAGACGCTGCACGCGCTGGAGCGCGACGGTCTGGTGCACCGCGAGGCCCAGCCGACCAACCCGCCCCGCGTGGACTACCGGCTGACCCCGCTGGGCAGCGCGGTCGCCGAGCGGCTGCTGGCCCTGATCGATCTGGTCGAGGACCGGATGCCCGAGGTGCTGAGCGCCCAGGAGCGCTATGACACCGTGCGCGCCGAGAGCGGCGAGACGGCCGGGCGGGACGACGGCCGGGCCGCGATGGCCGGGCGCGGCGGGCGCTGA
- the mutM gene encoding bifunctional DNA-formamidopyrimidine glycosylase/DNA-(apurinic or apyrimidinic site) lyase, with product MPELPEVEVVRRGLERWVSGRTVADVQVLHPRAVRRHLGGAEDFAARLRGRRTGIVRRRGKYLWLPFDDDAAAEAVLAHLGMSGQLLVQPAEAPDEKHLRIRVRFADDAGTELRFVDQRTFGGLSLHDTVPGDLEGLPDAIAHIARDPLDPAFDEAAFHTALRRRRTTIKRALLDQSLISGVGNIYADEALWRARLHYDRPTATLARPRAAELLGHVREVMAAALAVGGTSFDSLYVNVNGESGYFERSLDAYGREDEPCRRCGTAMRRRPWMNRSSYFCPRCQRPPRPAIAARPSSRPAVSPLSARTVS from the coding sequence TTGCCCGAGCTGCCCGAGGTCGAGGTGGTCCGCCGCGGACTGGAGCGCTGGGTCAGCGGCCGTACGGTCGCCGACGTCCAGGTGCTGCATCCGCGCGCGGTCCGTCGCCACCTCGGCGGCGCGGAGGACTTCGCGGCCCGGCTCAGGGGCCGCCGCACCGGGATCGTCCGCCGCCGCGGCAAGTACCTGTGGCTGCCGTTCGACGATGACGCCGCCGCCGAGGCGGTCCTGGCCCATCTCGGGATGAGCGGGCAGCTGCTGGTCCAGCCGGCCGAGGCCCCCGACGAGAAGCATCTGCGGATCCGGGTCCGCTTCGCCGACGACGCGGGCACCGAGCTGCGCTTCGTCGACCAGCGCACCTTCGGCGGGCTCTCGCTGCACGACACCGTCCCCGGCGACCTGGAGGGGCTGCCGGACGCCATCGCGCACATCGCCCGCGACCCGCTGGACCCCGCCTTCGACGAGGCCGCCTTCCACACCGCGCTGCGCCGCCGCCGCACCACGATCAAGCGCGCCCTGCTGGACCAGTCGCTGATCAGCGGGGTCGGCAACATCTACGCCGACGAGGCGCTGTGGCGCGCCCGGCTGCACTACGACCGGCCGACGGCGACCCTCGCCCGCCCGCGCGCCGCCGAACTCCTCGGCCATGTGCGCGAGGTGATGGCCGCGGCGCTGGCCGTCGGCGGCACCAGCTTCGACAGCCTCTACGTCAATGTGAACGGCGAGTCCGGGTACTTCGAGCGCTCCCTGGACGCCTACGGCCGCGAGGACGAGCCGTGCCGCCGCTGCGGCACCGCGATGCGCCGCCGCCCCTGGATGAACCGCTCCAGCTACTTCTGCCCGCGCTGTCAGCGCCCGCCGCGCCCGGCCATCGCGGCCCGGCCGTCGTCCCGCCCGGCCGTCTCGCCGCTCTCGGCGCGCACGGTGTCATAG
- the rnc gene encoding ribonuclease III: MSDATTPPRKRGEASQADTASSHTILEGRLGYQLESALLVRALTHRSFAYENGGLPTNERLEFLGDSVLGLVVTDTLYRIHPDLPEGQLAKLRAAVVNSRALAEVGRGLDLGAFIRLGRGEEGTGGRDKASILADTLEAVIGAVYLDRGLDAAAELVHRLFDPLIEKSSNLGAGLDWKTSLQELTATEGLGVPEYLVSETGPDHEKTFTAAARVGGVAYGTGTGRSKKEAEQQAAEAAWRAIRAAADEAQAKAKAADAETATTAADGGAAADTASSAR; encoded by the coding sequence ATGTCAGACGCCACTACGCCCCCGCGTAAGCGCGGTGAAGCGTCCCAGGCGGACACGGCCTCGTCCCACACGATCCTGGAAGGGCGGCTCGGGTACCAGCTCGAGTCCGCCCTTCTGGTGCGTGCGCTGACCCACCGCTCCTTCGCGTACGAGAACGGCGGGCTGCCCACCAACGAGCGGCTGGAATTCCTCGGGGATTCCGTGCTCGGCCTGGTGGTCACCGACACGCTGTACCGCATCCACCCCGACCTGCCCGAGGGCCAGCTGGCCAAGCTGCGGGCCGCGGTGGTGAACTCGCGCGCGCTCGCGGAAGTGGGCCGCGGTCTGGACCTCGGCGCCTTCATCCGGCTCGGCCGGGGCGAAGAGGGCACCGGGGGCAGGGACAAGGCTTCCATCCTCGCCGACACCCTTGAAGCGGTGATCGGCGCGGTCTATCTCGACCGGGGGCTCGACGCTGCCGCCGAGCTGGTGCACCGGCTCTTCGACCCGCTGATCGAGAAGTCCTCGAACCTCGGCGCCGGCCTGGACTGGAAGACCAGCCTCCAGGAGCTGACCGCCACCGAGGGTCTCGGGGTCCCGGAGTACCTGGTCTCCGAGACCGGTCCCGACCACGAGAAGACCTTCACGGCTGCTGCCCGCGTCGGTGGTGTCGCGTACGGCACCGGCACCGGCCGCAGCAAGAAGGAAGCCGAGCAGCAGGCGGCCGAGGCCGCCTGGCGCGCGATTCGCGCGGCTGCCGACGAGGCTCAGGCGAAGGCCAAGGCGGCCGACGCCGAAACCGCCACCACGGCGGCGGACGGCGGAGCCGCCGCCGACACGGCCTCCTCGGCACGCTGA
- the rpmF gene encoding 50S ribosomal protein L32, with the protein MAVPKRKMSRSNTRHRRSQWKAAVPTLVACERCHEPKQQHIACPSCGTYNRRQVLEV; encoded by the coding sequence GTGGCTGTTCCGAAGCGGAAGATGTCGCGCAGCAACACGCGCCACCGCCGGTCGCAGTGGAAGGCTGCGGTCCCCACCCTGGTGGCGTGCGAGCGCTGCCACGAGCCGAAGCAGCAGCACATCGCGTGCCCGAGCTGCGGCACCTACAACCGCCGCCAGGTCCTCGAGGTCTGA
- a CDS encoding YceD family protein, with product MFDTRELGRRPGALKRISRSVAAPKDLGIEVIGVPEGATVELDLRLESVMEGVLVTGTARAPLTGECVRCLEPLERELEADFQEMYSYPDADDRSRDADTGDDAEEEDRLFLEADLFDLEPVLRDAVVLALPLQPVCREDCPGLCAECGARLADDPDHHHDAADIRWAALQGLAETMRDGEKDNAPRERGDDPQEK from the coding sequence GTGTTCGACACGCGCGAGCTGGGCCGTCGTCCTGGTGCGCTGAAAAGGATCTCCCGTTCCGTGGCGGCGCCGAAGGACCTCGGCATCGAGGTTATCGGGGTGCCGGAAGGCGCGACCGTCGAGCTGGACCTCCGCCTGGAGTCGGTCATGGAAGGGGTGCTTGTCACAGGCACCGCCCGTGCACCGCTGACGGGGGAGTGCGTAAGGTGTCTGGAGCCGCTGGAGCGAGAGCTCGAAGCGGATTTCCAGGAGATGTACTCCTACCCCGACGCCGACGACCGGAGCCGCGACGCGGATACCGGCGACGACGCCGAGGAGGAGGACAGGCTCTTCCTCGAGGCCGACCTGTTCGACCTCGAGCCCGTGCTGCGTGACGCGGTGGTGCTCGCACTGCCGCTGCAGCCGGTGTGCCGGGAGGACTGCCCCGGGCTGTGTGCCGAATGCGGCGCCCGTCTCGCGGACGACCCCGACCACCACCACGATGCCGCCGACATCCGTTGGGCGGCACTGCAGGGACTCGCCGAGACCATGAGGGACGGCGAGAAGGACAACGCACCCCGCGAGCGCGGGGATGACCCACAGGAGAAGTAG